One window of Nostoc sp. C052 genomic DNA carries:
- a CDS encoding peptidase domain-containing ABC transporter: MTNTTVDIQDFLADLFPFSYLPPNVLENLLNNVQFFRYRIGQVIVAREAMPDKISIIYQGQARLLSYNSQTPNPATLKLLSSGEVLGWVSHVRGIACETAIASTEVITLNLPIASFLALLKQEESFVQALQNKITLLEVYELLTEELSRRADGSKNLIKLAQTATEAAIIQTIPGRKAFHQQLDSEFLWLVSSNFDPEFPMGSHLELDDINPKLKFNTNMRLVGLPKSIFADNLAPTPKTFLPAEIPYASEIIVTEEPVTKGKQKKYPYIRGRGPLDASLACFQMLSQYFNIPLRRDTLQRVLTKQQELKGVISLQFCAAAAELMGLTTQLVKVPATAVGHLQLPVMIAWQDSFAIIYKNSNQELLIAVPEMGLLRYKLRDFAENWGAEGEVLLLQTTKNTPQARFSLNWFIPSLRRYRKVLIEVLIASIVIQLFGLVNPLATQVIIDKVLVGNSPDTLEVFGIFLVVVAIIEAVLTTVRTHLFTDTTNRIDLALGSEVINHLLRLPLSYFERRPVGELATRIHELENIRSFLTGTALTVVMDAVFSVVYIVVMAIYSPVLTLVALATVPLFGLLNLMVSPLMRRQLQEKAECNAETQSYLVEVMGGIQTVKAQNLEMRSRWQWQERYARYISAGFKTVSTQTTASSISNFLNKFSSMLVLWVGAFLVLNQQLTLGQLIAFRILAGYVTSPLLRLMQLWQNFQETALSLQRLADILDAPQETEIGNSQNILMPSIQGHVRFENLSFSFRENGPMQLCNINLDFPAGCFIGIVGQSGSGKSTLLKLLPRLYEPKSGKILIDSYDINKVELYSLRRQIGMVLQDTLLFDGTVRENIALGYPDATDEEIIAAAKIAYAHDFIMSLPSGYNTRVGERGSGLSGGQRQRVAIARTVLQNPQLLILDEATSALDYNAEGQVCRNLATAFQGKTVFFITHRLSTIRHADIILMMDQGAVVEQGTHEELMALKGYYYCLYQQQETQI; the protein is encoded by the coding sequence ATGACAAATACAACGGTTGATATTCAAGATTTTCTTGCTGATTTATTTCCTTTTAGTTATCTGCCACCAAATGTTTTAGAAAATTTGCTCAACAATGTGCAATTCTTCCGCTACCGCATCGGTCAGGTAATAGTGGCACGGGAAGCTATGCCTGATAAAATTAGCATTATTTACCAAGGACAAGCGCGTTTATTAAGTTATAATTCCCAAACACCAAATCCGGCGACACTGAAGTTACTCTCATCAGGAGAGGTTTTGGGTTGGGTAAGTCATGTGCGGGGTATTGCGTGTGAAACTGCGATCGCTTCTACTGAAGTTATCACTCTCAATCTACCCATTGCTAGTTTTCTGGCGTTACTCAAGCAGGAAGAGAGTTTTGTCCAAGCATTGCAAAATAAAATTACCCTTTTAGAAGTATACGAATTACTCACCGAAGAACTCAGCCGTCGCGCAGATGGTAGCAAGAATCTAATTAAGCTTGCCCAGACTGCAACTGAAGCTGCTATCATTCAAACAATCCCTGGACGTAAAGCTTTTCACCAGCAGTTAGACTCAGAGTTTTTGTGGTTAGTTAGCAGTAATTTTGATCCTGAGTTCCCTATGGGGAGTCATTTAGAGTTAGATGATATCAATCCCAAACTGAAATTTAATACAAATATGCGTTTGGTGGGATTACCCAAGTCAATATTTGCAGATAATCTCGCCCCCACACCAAAAACATTTTTACCTGCTGAGATTCCCTACGCCTCAGAAATTATTGTCACAGAAGAACCAGTAACTAAAGGTAAACAAAAGAAGTATCCTTATATCCGGGGTAGAGGGCCGCTAGATGCTTCCCTCGCTTGCTTCCAAATGTTGAGCCAATACTTTAATATCCCCTTGCGCCGAGATACACTGCAACGGGTGTTGACAAAGCAGCAGGAACTTAAGGGCGTTATATCTCTGCAATTTTGCGCCGCCGCTGCCGAGTTAATGGGTTTGACAACACAGCTGGTAAAAGTTCCCGCCACCGCAGTCGGCCACTTGCAACTACCAGTAATGATTGCTTGGCAAGATAGTTTTGCCATCATTTATAAAAATAGCAATCAAGAGTTACTAATTGCTGTTCCAGAGATGGGACTACTGCGTTACAAATTAAGAGACTTTGCAGAAAATTGGGGGGCTGAAGGAGAAGTCCTGCTGTTACAAACCACCAAAAACACTCCCCAGGCACGGTTTAGTTTAAATTGGTTTATACCCTCACTACGACGCTACCGCAAAGTATTAATTGAAGTACTAATTGCTTCTATTGTTATTCAACTATTTGGGCTGGTAAATCCTCTTGCCACACAGGTAATTATTGACAAAGTATTGGTTGGCAACAGTCCTGATACTTTGGAAGTTTTCGGCATCTTTTTGGTGGTAGTCGCAATCATTGAAGCAGTACTAACCACTGTCCGCACTCATTTATTTACAGATACTACTAACCGAATTGACCTCGCCCTTGGTTCTGAGGTGATTAATCACCTGTTGCGTCTGCCTTTATCTTACTTTGAACGCCGTCCTGTAGGGGAATTGGCAACACGAATTCACGAATTAGAAAACATCCGTTCTTTCTTGACTGGTACAGCTCTCACTGTGGTGATGGATGCGGTGTTTTCTGTAGTCTACATTGTAGTGATGGCAATTTATAGCCCAGTGTTGACATTAGTTGCTTTGGCAACAGTACCACTGTTTGGCTTGCTTAACTTGATGGTATCCCCTTTGATGCGGCGACAATTGCAAGAGAAAGCAGAATGTAATGCCGAGACGCAATCTTATCTTGTGGAAGTGATGGGGGGAATCCAGACAGTCAAAGCGCAAAATTTAGAAATGCGATCGCGTTGGCAATGGCAAGAACGCTATGCTCGTTACATTAGCGCTGGTTTCAAAACAGTCTCTACTCAAACTACCGCCAGTTCTATTAGCAATTTCCTCAACAAATTTTCCAGTATGTTAGTGCTGTGGGTGGGAGCTTTTCTCGTCCTCAATCAGCAACTTACCTTAGGACAACTTATCGCTTTCCGCATCCTTGCTGGTTATGTCACCAGTCCCTTGTTGCGCCTAATGCAACTTTGGCAGAACTTCCAAGAAACTGCTCTATCTCTGCAACGCCTAGCTGATATTTTAGACGCTCCCCAAGAAACAGAAATCGGTAACTCTCAAAACATCCTCATGCCCAGTATTCAAGGTCATGTCCGCTTTGAAAATCTCAGCTTCAGTTTCCGTGAAAATGGGCCGATGCAACTATGTAATATTAATTTAGATTTTCCTGCTGGCTGCTTTATCGGAATTGTTGGTCAAAGTGGCTCTGGTAAAAGTACACTACTAAAATTATTACCCCGACTTTACGAACCCAAGTCTGGCAAAATCTTGATTGATAGCTACGACATCAATAAAGTTGAACTTTATTCATTACGTCGTCAAATTGGCATGGTATTACAAGATACTCTCCTATTTGATGGAACAGTTCGTGAAAATATTGCCTTGGGGTATCCTGATGCTACCGATGAGGAAATTATTGCCGCCGCCAAGATAGCTTATGCTCACGACTTTATTATGTCTTTACCCAGTGGCTATAACACTCGTGTGGGCGAACGAGGTTCAGGATTGTCTGGGGGACAACGCCAACGAGTAGCGATCGCTCGTACAGTCCTGCAAAATCCGCAATTACTGATCCTTGATGAAGCTACTAGTGCCCTAGATTACAATGCTGAAGGCCAGGTCTGCCGCAACTTGGCGACAGCTTTTCAAGGGAAAACAGTATTTTTCATTACCCACCGCCTCAGCACAATTCGCCATGCCGATATCATTTTGATGATGGATCAAGGTGCTGTAGTAGAACAGGGTACTCATGAAGAATTGATGGCGCTCAAAGGTTATTACTACTGTCTATATCAGCAACAAGAAACACAAATTTAA
- a CDS encoding peptidylprolyl isomerase — MTTALKISDVYDGRSCSTPLPTEIIPFLASYNLIPQLLSQSIIESAIAPITCTRAEISHALEQFYQHWDLTTQQKIQDWCLRYGLNQEQLELFATRKLRVEKFKQATWGHQLESYFLKYKRHFDKVIYSLIRTEHRGTANELFFRINEGEQSFPELARQYSQGPEANTNGIVGPVELGAINPNFAQLLSTSQEGVVQAPVAFGDSWIIVRVEKFIAAQLDDFMRQRLLQENFEKWFQQQLSQLSPEEKIWMGINTKAAQAEEAA; from the coding sequence ATGACGACAGCTTTAAAAATAAGTGATGTTTACGACGGGCGTAGTTGCAGCACCCCTTTGCCTACAGAAATTATTCCCTTTTTGGCTAGTTACAACCTGATTCCGCAATTGTTGTCTCAGAGTATTATCGAATCTGCGATCGCACCCATCACCTGCACAAGGGCAGAAATATCTCATGCATTAGAGCAATTTTATCAGCATTGGGATTTGACAACCCAGCAAAAAATCCAAGATTGGTGCTTACGTTACGGTTTGAATCAAGAACAATTAGAACTTTTTGCAACTCGCAAGCTCAGAGTAGAAAAGTTCAAACAAGCAACTTGGGGACATCAACTAGAATCTTACTTTCTCAAATACAAAAGACATTTTGATAAAGTCATTTATTCTTTGATTCGCACTGAACATCGAGGAACTGCTAACGAATTATTCTTCCGCATTAACGAAGGAGAACAGTCATTTCCTGAACTGGCACGTCAATATTCGCAAGGGCCAGAAGCTAATACAAATGGCATCGTCGGCCCAGTAGAACTTGGGGCTATCAACCCCAATTTCGCTCAGTTACTTTCCACAAGTCAAGAGGGTGTAGTCCAAGCGCCTGTAGCCTTTGGCGACTCATGGATAATTGTACGTGTGGAAAAGTTTATCGCTGCACAGTTGGACGATTTTATGCGCCAACGATTGCTGCAAGAAAATTTTGAAAAGTGGTTTCAACAGCAACTTAGTCAACTTTCACCAGAAGAAAAAATCTGGATGGGAATCAATACCAAAGCAGCACAAGCGGAAGAAGCTGCATAG
- a CDS encoding HlyD family efflux transporter periplasmic adaptor subunit → MNIQYKFDQPVLLQQTPGWSRAIAWTIIGVSAFTVIWASVFQIEESIHATGKLEPQGAVKEVQAPVNGVVKELLIKDGQQVKKGETLISLEKSTSEAEVISLKQSRAAQLLSKKALEQENDFYRRQLQGEISLQEVAEQAALLKIKPELALLTKSRAAIVAENQLYRTQLNGATAGSTLTTEQQLRLRNRQIELKSRLATANLETGQTQQQFFQTQAQLASAKELLEINQKILHKFEPLAQQGAISEVQYLKQQQDVSSKQAEVIRLNREQQRLQLAIAQSNEKLRNTAAVSQEELLGKITENDKNIAGIDSQLTKVIVDNQKRIYEINSQIGEFDSKLVQAKQTLRYQKIIAPVDGTVFELKAKTAGFVVNSSEPLLKLVPSDNLVAKVYITNRDIGFVKEGQQVDVRIDSFPFQEYGDIKGELIEIGSDALPPDQVYNFWRFSAKVRLNGQKLLINQRQIPLQSGMSINANVKLRKRTIMSIFTDFLVEKTESLKSLR, encoded by the coding sequence ATGAATATTCAATACAAATTCGATCAACCAGTACTTTTACAACAGACTCCTGGTTGGTCACGAGCGATCGCCTGGACTATTATTGGAGTTAGCGCCTTTACAGTAATTTGGGCCTCTGTGTTCCAAATTGAAGAATCAATTCATGCTACTGGCAAGTTAGAACCGCAGGGTGCAGTCAAAGAAGTTCAAGCTCCAGTTAATGGTGTTGTCAAGGAACTTCTAATTAAAGATGGCCAGCAAGTCAAAAAAGGTGAAACACTTATTAGTCTCGAAAAAAGTACTTCTGAGGCAGAGGTAATTTCATTAAAGCAAAGTCGGGCTGCTCAGTTGCTTTCCAAAAAGGCGCTAGAACAAGAAAATGACTTCTATCGCCGTCAGCTTCAAGGGGAAATATCACTACAAGAAGTAGCAGAGCAAGCGGCTCTGTTGAAAATTAAACCAGAACTAGCCTTGTTGACCAAAAGTCGAGCTGCCATTGTTGCCGAAAACCAATTGTACCGGACACAGTTAAATGGTGCGACTGCTGGCAGTACTCTCACAACAGAGCAACAGTTACGCTTGCGAAATCGCCAAATAGAATTAAAATCGCGTTTAGCCACAGCTAATTTAGAAACGGGACAGACGCAACAGCAATTTTTTCAGACTCAAGCGCAGTTAGCTAGTGCAAAAGAGTTGTTGGAAATTAATCAAAAAATCCTCCACAAGTTTGAACCTCTAGCGCAGCAGGGGGCTATCTCCGAGGTACAATACTTAAAACAACAGCAAGATGTCAGCAGTAAACAAGCTGAAGTGATTCGGTTGAATCGGGAACAGCAACGATTACAATTAGCGATCGCTCAGTCAAATGAAAAACTTCGCAATACTGCGGCAGTGTCTCAAGAAGAATTACTAGGCAAAATTACAGAGAACGACAAAAACATTGCCGGAATTGACAGCCAATTAACCAAAGTAATTGTAGATAATCAAAAACGCATCTATGAAATTAATAGTCAGATTGGAGAGTTTGATAGTAAGTTGGTTCAAGCTAAACAAACCCTGAGATATCAGAAAATTATTGCACCCGTAGATGGAACTGTCTTTGAACTCAAAGCCAAAACAGCAGGATTTGTAGTTAATTCCAGCGAACCGCTCTTAAAACTCGTTCCTAGTGATAACTTAGTTGCGAAAGTATACATTACCAACCGCGACATCGGCTTTGTCAAAGAAGGGCAACAAGTGGATGTGAGAATTGATTCCTTTCCCTTCCAAGAGTATGGTGATATCAAAGGCGAACTAATTGAGATCGGCTCTGATGCCCTACCTCCAGACCAAGTTTATAATTTCTGGCGTTTTTCAGCAAAAGTCCGTCTAAATGGGCAGAAGTTACTGATTAATCAGCGTCAAATTCCATTGCAATCAGGGATGTCTATTAATGCTAATGTGAAATTACGTAAGCGCACTATTATGAGTATCTTCACTGATTTCTTAGTGGAGAAAACTGAAAGCTTAAAGTCCCTCCGTTAA
- the hpnI gene encoding bacteriohopanetetrol glucosamine biosynthesis glycosyltransferase HpnI, translated as MFVSTFLTNIHPLFIDLLLVLCVSSVWFYCYAIYAAITFFADPQPIDLEFHPPVSILKPICGLDSDTYKNLASFCQQNYPEYQIIFAVQNSQDPCIEVVEKIIHNFSDLDILLIVSDRVIGTNLKVSNLANAADKAKYEILVLADSDIRVGRDYLQRVVQPLQDESVGVVTCMYRSLAKGWISTLEAITTTTEFHAGVFVSNLKENGVKYAFGSTIVIPKKVLKAIGGFEAIADYLADDFQLGYLPVQAGYKVVLSDYIVEHVQISNNLVDALRRQIRWARGKRVSRPWGYLGLIFTYGVVTSLLLLIATDGSIVGWLGLCICWATRLLMAWIVGTISLKDPIVKKFLWLVPGCDLLSFVIWFFGFIGNTIEWRGQQLKLTKDGKLLLQEDKNYQLSIKVLTS; from the coding sequence ATGTTTGTATCTACCTTCTTAACAAATATTCATCCGCTTTTCATTGATTTATTACTAGTTTTATGCGTTTCATCGGTCTGGTTTTATTGCTATGCAATTTATGCAGCAATCACTTTTTTTGCTGATCCCCAGCCAATTGATCTAGAGTTCCATCCACCTGTTAGTATCCTCAAACCCATTTGTGGACTTGATAGTGATACTTATAAAAACCTAGCCTCCTTTTGTCAGCAGAACTATCCAGAATATCAAATCATCTTTGCAGTACAAAACTCCCAAGACCCTTGCATAGAGGTTGTAGAGAAAATCATTCACAATTTTTCAGATTTGGATATTTTGCTGATTGTAAGCGATCGCGTCATTGGTACAAACCTCAAAGTTAGCAACTTGGCCAATGCCGCAGACAAAGCTAAATACGAAATTCTAGTCCTTGCGGATAGTGACATCCGAGTTGGAAGAGACTATTTGCAGAGAGTTGTCCAGCCATTACAAGACGAAAGCGTGGGTGTAGTCACCTGTATGTATCGCTCTTTAGCTAAAGGATGGATATCGACATTAGAGGCTATTACTACTACGACTGAGTTTCATGCTGGAGTTTTTGTCAGTAATCTGAAGGAAAATGGTGTAAAATATGCTTTTGGTTCCACCATTGTCATCCCTAAAAAAGTACTAAAAGCTATTGGTGGATTTGAAGCGATCGCTGATTATCTGGCAGATGATTTTCAACTAGGGTATCTACCTGTACAAGCCGGTTACAAAGTTGTACTTTCCGACTACATAGTTGAACATGTACAGATAAGCAACAACTTAGTTGATGCTCTCAGGCGACAGATTCGTTGGGCACGTGGTAAACGAGTTTCTCGTCCTTGGGGTTATCTAGGACTTATTTTTACCTATGGTGTCGTCACCAGCTTGCTGCTACTGATTGCTACTGATGGTTCAATAGTAGGATGGTTAGGACTATGTATCTGTTGGGCAACAAGATTACTAATGGCTTGGATCGTTGGTACTATTAGTTTGAAAGATCCAATAGTCAAAAAATTTCTGTGGCTTGTTCCTGGGTGCGACTTATTAAGCTTTGTGATTTGGTTTTTTGGCTTTATTGGCAACACTATAGAGTGGCGGGGGCAGCAGCTAAAACTAACTAAAGATGGAAAGCTATTATTACAAGAAGATAAAAATTATCAATTATCAATTAAGGTTTTGACTAGTTAG